A region of Haloplanus sp. XH21 DNA encodes the following proteins:
- a CDS encoding DUF7260 family protein → MAVDGTIDAARAAVDEERACVRAERDAFAAFNRRVADLPTASVSASPPAVPGFDRPDRTTDAVRTAYVETVMDVAHYGAEYGDTVPESLAVEFGDTLAAAIVSDAVLTPEIRGAVRSAATAARDEREAFLDVLDHERSALARAADDIDDLCATLRSLDVDSHTRYGFDTLRDRWSTLDDLEARVADLGARRQETIRGYRGDLPGVPTDLTEYLYADLSVSYPVLDAVGALGTRIDTVRGRIERVLTATA, encoded by the coding sequence ATGGCCGTAGACGGCACGATCGACGCTGCCAGGGCAGCGGTCGACGAGGAACGGGCGTGTGTGCGTGCCGAACGCGACGCCTTCGCCGCGTTCAACCGCCGTGTGGCGGATCTGCCGACGGCGTCGGTCTCGGCGTCTCCGCCCGCAGTCCCCGGGTTCGACCGCCCAGACCGGACGACCGACGCCGTCCGCACGGCGTACGTCGAGACGGTGATGGACGTGGCCCATTACGGCGCGGAGTACGGTGACACCGTCCCCGAGAGCCTCGCGGTGGAGTTCGGCGACACGCTGGCGGCCGCCATCGTGAGTGACGCGGTGTTGACACCGGAGATCCGCGGCGCGGTGCGGTCGGCGGCGACGGCAGCCCGGGACGAGCGCGAGGCCTTTCTTGATGTCCTGGACCACGAGCGGTCGGCACTGGCCCGGGCAGCCGACGACATCGACGACCTGTGTGCGACGCTTCGGTCGCTCGACGTGGACTCGCACACCCGGTACGGGTTCGACACCCTGCGTGATCGGTGGTCGACGCTGGACGATCTCGAAGCCCGCGTGGCGGACCTCGGCGCGCGACGACAGGAGACGATCCGCGGCTATCGGGGCGACCTACCGGGCGTCCCGACGGATCTGACGGAGTATCTCTACGCCGACCTCTCGGTGTCGTACCCGGTCCTCGACGCCGTCGGGGCTCTCGGAACCCGGATCGATACCGTCCGCGGCCGGATCGAACGAGTGCTGACCGCGACGGCCTGA
- a CDS encoding BCCT family transporter produces MSLRSSIGLADATRSEVALFGVPALLSIGLAAAGIRYPAAVGDAFSRSFDLVLNYFGWWFILLSFLLTVGLTAFSLSRYGHLRIGGPDATPAFGRFSWLSMVFTVGYSIAVLFWGVAEPVYILQSPPEPSPVPGASPESLALAFTYLHDILPGLIAWYLPFAIAFGVIVWGTGDWRVSTVLTPILDRERYASVYWLVDLLSLVAIVGGLATSLGFIGRQLSSIVSVVYGVDSRLLTVGLFAGVAALFLADVWLGLERGIRNAARVAVVANVVASVVLFVLGPSLFIVELGLDAMGVWLNNLPRLMLYTDPVERSLWPQNWTSFWWAWWAAWGVFVGSFVARVSRGRTVREVFVGLCIVPTTLLVFQHAVLGGLALAPGNAAVIGDALAEGGNAAALSTAITLVPYAPLVGALLIVALVGYIVTSLDSAVYMLAAINTGDRAPNARIRATWGVLMLSIGVMTTYLGGGTRVLESFSTTLALPFTVLYAVVLYAAYVYVQQDVDWSEYAPRSQRDEQMQD; encoded by the coding sequence ATGTCACTTCGATCCTCCATCGGACTCGCGGACGCGACGCGCAGTGAGGTGGCCCTGTTCGGCGTGCCGGCGCTGCTCTCTATCGGCCTCGCAGCGGCCGGGATTCGGTACCCGGCGGCCGTCGGTGACGCGTTCAGCCGGAGTTTCGATCTGGTGTTGAACTACTTCGGCTGGTGGTTCATCCTGTTGAGCTTCCTCCTGACGGTCGGTCTCACGGCCTTCTCGCTGTCACGCTACGGACACCTCCGTATCGGCGGCCCGGACGCGACGCCAGCGTTCGGCCGCTTCTCCTGGCTCTCGATGGTGTTCACCGTCGGTTACTCCATCGCCGTCCTCTTCTGGGGCGTCGCGGAGCCAGTGTACATCCTCCAGTCGCCGCCGGAGCCGTCGCCGGTCCCGGGGGCTTCCCCCGAGTCGCTGGCGCTCGCGTTCACCTATCTCCACGACATCCTTCCCGGGTTGATCGCGTGGTACCTCCCATTCGCCATCGCGTTCGGTGTGATCGTCTGGGGCACCGGCGACTGGCGCGTCAGTACGGTCCTCACCCCGATTCTGGACCGCGAGCGGTACGCGAGCGTCTACTGGCTGGTCGATCTGCTGTCGCTGGTCGCCATCGTCGGCGGGCTGGCCACCTCCCTCGGCTTCATCGGTCGCCAACTCTCTTCCATCGTCTCGGTCGTCTACGGCGTCGACTCGCGACTGCTCACGGTCGGTCTGTTCGCCGGCGTCGCCGCGCTCTTTCTGGCCGACGTGTGGCTCGGCCTCGAACGCGGCATCCGCAACGCCGCGCGCGTCGCCGTCGTCGCGAACGTCGTCGCGTCAGTCGTCCTGTTCGTCCTAGGGCCGTCGCTGTTCATCGTCGAACTCGGCCTGGACGCGATGGGCGTCTGGCTGAACAACCTGCCGCGGCTCATGCTGTACACCGACCCGGTCGAGCGGAGCCTCTGGCCCCAGAACTGGACGAGTTTCTGGTGGGCGTGGTGGGCCGCGTGGGGCGTGTTCGTCGGCAGTTTCGTGGCCCGCGTCTCGCGGGGCCGGACCGTCCGCGAGGTGTTCGTCGGCCTGTGTATCGTCCCGACCACCCTGCTCGTGTTCCAGCACGCGGTGCTCGGGGGGCTGGCGCTCGCGCCCGGAAACGCGGCCGTAATCGGGGACGCACTCGCCGAGGGCGGCAACGCGGCGGCGCTGAGCACGGCCATCACGCTCGTCCCGTACGCTCCGCTCGTGGGGGCGCTGCTCATCGTCGCGCTCGTCGGCTACATCGTCACGTCGCTCGACTCGGCGGTGTACATGCTCGCTGCGATCAACACCGGCGATCGGGCGCCCAACGCCCGCATCCGCGCGACCTGGGGCGTGTTGATGCTCTCCATCGGCGTGATGACGACCTATCTCGGCGGCGGCACGCGCGTCCTCGAATCGTTCTCGACGACGCTCGCGCTCCCGTTTACCGTCCTCTACGCGGTCGTTCTCTACGCGGCCTACGTCTACGTCCAGCAGGACGTGGACTGGAGCGAGTACGCGCCACGGAGCCAGCGCGACGAGCAGATGCAGGACTGA
- a CDS encoding pyridoxal phosphate-dependent aminotransferase: MIDFDFAGRVERVEPSATLAISNLANELEADGVDVVDLSVGEPDFDTPANIVDAGKAALDAGHTGYTSSNGVPELRETIAAKLREDGIDADAENVLVTPGGKQALYEIFHTLIDAGDEVVLLDPAWVSYEAQAKMAGADLSRVDLSPYDFQLEPALDDLADTVSDDTELLVVNSPSNPTGAVYSDAALEGVRDLAVEHDVTVISDEIYQQITYDIDPTSLATLDGMEDRTITVNGFSKAYAMTGWRLGYFCAPDSFVSQAGKLQSHSVSCAVNFVQHAGIEALRNTDEAVVEMRDAFRERRDMLVDLFADHGVDVPVGDGAFYMMLPVDEDCEALVASDWGSGDEPRPVDQAWCEAAIEEAHVATVPGSAFGTPGYARISYAADKDRLREAVDRLAEGGFL; this comes from the coding sequence GTCGAGCGCGTCGAACCCAGCGCGACCCTCGCCATCAGCAACCTCGCGAACGAACTGGAAGCCGACGGCGTCGACGTGGTCGACCTCTCCGTTGGGGAACCCGACTTCGATACGCCCGCCAACATCGTCGACGCGGGCAAAGCGGCCCTCGACGCCGGCCACACGGGCTACACCTCCTCGAACGGCGTCCCGGAACTCCGCGAGACCATCGCCGCCAAACTCCGCGAGGACGGCATCGACGCCGACGCGGAAAACGTCCTGGTCACTCCCGGCGGCAAGCAGGCGCTCTACGAGATCTTCCACACGCTCATCGATGCGGGCGACGAAGTCGTCCTCCTCGACCCCGCGTGGGTGTCCTACGAGGCGCAGGCGAAGATGGCGGGCGCCGACCTCTCGCGGGTCGACCTCTCGCCCTACGACTTCCAGCTCGAACCCGCGCTCGATGACCTGGCCGACACCGTCTCCGACGACACCGAACTGCTAGTCGTCAACTCGCCGTCGAACCCGACGGGTGCCGTCTACTCCGACGCGGCCCTCGAAGGCGTCCGCGACCTCGCGGTCGAGCACGACGTGACGGTCATCTCGGACGAAATCTACCAGCAGATCACCTACGACATCGACCCGACGAGTCTGGCCACGCTGGACGGCATGGAAGACCGGACGATCACCGTCAACGGCTTCTCGAAGGCCTACGCGATGACGGGCTGGCGGCTCGGCTACTTCTGTGCCCCCGACTCCTTCGTCTCGCAGGCGGGCAAACTCCAGTCACACTCCGTCTCCTGTGCGGTCAACTTCGTCCAGCACGCGGGGATCGAGGCGTTGCGAAACACCGACGAGGCGGTCGTCGAGATGCGCGACGCGTTCCGCGAGCGCCGCGACATGCTCGTGGACCTCTTCGCCGACCACGGCGTCGACGTCCCCGTCGGCGACGGCGCGTTCTACATGATGCTGCCCGTCGACGAGGACTGCGAGGCGCTTGTCGCCTCGGATTGGGGAAGCGGCGATGAGCCGCGACCCGTCGACCAGGCCTGGTGTGAGGCCGCCATCGAAGAGGCCCACGTCGCGACGGTGCCCGGCAGCGCGTTCGGCACGCCGGGCTACGCCCGCATCTCCTACGCCGCTGACAAGGACCGACTCCGTGAGGCGGTCGACCGCCTCGCCGAGGGCGGCTTCCTCTGA
- a CDS encoding PH domain-containing protein yields the protein MNRLHPRVRAVWAGQAAVLAAVLAAVTLVVSRFLLTLPAWVPPAVFVVALVVGVGLATARYRVWRYEVRDDALYLERGVFTRVRTVVPFVRIQHVDSSRGPVERLAGLASTVVYTAGSRGADVTVPGLTPTGADDLRERLKRLAIGAEGDDAV from the coding sequence ATGAATCGGCTTCACCCGCGCGTCCGCGCCGTCTGGGCCGGGCAGGCGGCCGTTCTCGCCGCCGTTCTCGCCGCCGTTACGCTGGTCGTCAGCCGGTTTCTCCTTACCCTGCCAGCGTGGGTACCGCCCGCCGTCTTCGTCGTCGCCCTCGTCGTCGGTGTGGGGCTTGCGACGGCCCGCTACCGCGTCTGGCGATACGAAGTGCGCGACGACGCGCTCTACCTCGAACGCGGCGTCTTTACGCGGGTTCGGACGGTCGTCCCCTTCGTTCGCATCCAGCACGTCGACTCGTCGCGCGGGCCGGTCGAACGGCTCGCCGGCCTCGCGAGCACCGTCGTCTACACCGCCGGCTCGCGCGGGGCCGACGTGACCGTTCCCGGACTGACGCCGACGGGCGCCGACGACCTGCGCGAGCGACTCAAACGCCTCGCGATCGGCGCCGAGGGCGACGACGCCGTATGA
- a CDS encoding DUF4349 domain-containing protein: MVRRLGVVLLAALVVLSGCSGGASSGAQVSGGGDATTLAETAAVDQSGAEERAANDEGGGGDGGSADATARAGRSIIRTGQVQLRVDDYETARSNLTAAVEARGGYVSGSSQQVHERGDDAWTSGRVVLRVPAEDFAEMMTVVERQGHVRESRTSTQDVTDQVVDLEARLENLRAERDRLRTLYDRANDTEDVLAVERRLSEVQTEIEQTEARLQSLQRQVAYSTITVEMSEPRPDRPAPDHWYDTPILSAFLESVHGVGVALRALAVGAAFVAPYLLVFLTPIAVVAGLLYRYRRRIL, encoded by the coding sequence ATGGTACGACGACTTGGAGTAGTACTGCTCGCGGCGCTGGTAGTACTATCCGGATGTAGTGGCGGGGCAAGCAGCGGCGCCCAGGTCAGCGGTGGTGGCGATGCGACGACCCTCGCGGAGACGGCCGCCGTCGACCAATCCGGGGCCGAAGAGCGGGCAGCTAACGACGAGGGCGGCGGAGGGGACGGCGGCAGCGCCGACGCGACCGCCAGGGCGGGACGCTCCATCATCCGCACCGGCCAGGTGCAACTGCGGGTCGACGACTACGAGACCGCACGGTCGAACCTGACCGCCGCCGTCGAGGCGCGGGGGGGCTACGTCAGCGGGTCGTCCCAGCAGGTCCACGAACGCGGCGACGACGCCTGGACCTCGGGTCGGGTCGTCCTCCGGGTCCCCGCCGAGGACTTCGCCGAGATGATGACCGTCGTCGAGCGCCAGGGCCACGTCCGCGAGTCACGGACGTCGACCCAGGACGTGACCGACCAGGTGGTCGACTTAGAGGCGCGACTGGAGAATCTGCGCGCCGAGCGCGACCGACTGCGGACGCTGTACGATCGCGCCAACGACACCGAGGACGTTCTCGCCGTCGAGCGTCGACTCTCCGAAGTACAGACCGAAATCGAGCAAACCGAAGCGCGGTTGCAGAGCCTCCAGCGGCAGGTCGCGTACTCCACGATCACGGTCGAGATGAGCGAACCCCGGCCCGACCGCCCCGCCCCCGATCACTGGTACGACACGCCCATCCTGTCCGCGTTCCTCGAGTCCGTCCACGGGGTCGGCGTCGCGCTCCGCGCACTGGCCGTCGGCGCCGCCTTCGTCGCACCCTATCTCCTCGTCTTCCTGACGCCCATCGCCGTCGTGGCGGGGCTCCTCTACCGGTATCGGCGCCGGATCCTCTAA
- a CDS encoding DEAD/DEAH box helicase: MRVRDLPLSTAVIDHFESRGIEELYPPQVAAVEAGVAEGRRLVAAVPTASGKTFIATLAMLTADGPGLYIVPLRALAREKYETFSDIPGVSVGISTGDYDATDEQLGDNDIVVATSEKVDSAIRNGADWIADLACVVVDEVHLVGSEGRGPTLEVTLATLQRRAPGVQVVALSATVANPEDLADWLDAGLVQSDWRPVDLRTGVYAGNAVSFDDGTTLDIAVAGDPADATNATEALVSDTVDGGGQALAFVRSRREAESLADRLATAGLGSAPDIAGEIRDPDGTETGRRLADCVESGVAFHHAGLRSDHRVAVERAFRDRDLRVICATPTLAAGVNVPARRVVIRDQQRYTGSGMEWLPVLEVHQMCGRAGRPHLDPYGEAVLVGDGDTRDELRARYVEADPERVESQLADPNALRTHVLSIVSSDFAASREGVLDVLDATFYAHGTPTIELSGVVDTAVADLVSMEMIRDDGGLAATDLGERVSRQYVAPETGARVVAGLRTAAGMETVTGLTALEIVCDTPDMQDTYLGNRERAEMYRFAQSHAAEFTTAMGETDAFEAWLTAVKTARILHEWTEGASAADLVERFRIGPGDLESRIERAEWLLGAADAIAEVVDADAAVPFRKVRARL; the protein is encoded by the coding sequence ATGCGCGTCCGGGACCTGCCCCTCTCGACGGCGGTCATCGACCATTTCGAGTCGCGGGGCATCGAGGAACTCTACCCGCCCCAGGTGGCGGCCGTCGAGGCCGGCGTCGCCGAGGGACGGCGACTCGTCGCCGCCGTGCCGACCGCAAGCGGCAAGACGTTCATCGCCACGCTGGCGATGCTCACCGCCGACGGTCCCGGACTCTACATCGTCCCGCTTCGGGCGCTTGCCCGCGAGAAATACGAGACGTTCTCGGACATACCGGGCGTGAGCGTCGGCATCTCGACCGGCGACTACGACGCTACCGACGAGCAACTCGGAGACAACGACATCGTCGTCGCCACCAGCGAGAAGGTGGATTCGGCCATCCGCAACGGCGCCGACTGGATCGCCGACCTCGCCTGCGTCGTCGTCGACGAAGTACATCTCGTCGGGAGCGAGGGGCGCGGCCCGACGCTGGAGGTAACGCTCGCAACGCTCCAGCGGCGCGCTCCGGGCGTCCAGGTGGTCGCGCTCTCGGCCACCGTCGCCAACCCCGAGGACTTGGCCGATTGGCTCGACGCCGGTCTCGTGCAGTCCGATTGGCGCCCCGTCGACCTCCGCACCGGCGTTTACGCCGGGAACGCGGTGTCGTTCGACGACGGTACGACGCTCGATATCGCCGTCGCGGGCGATCCGGCCGACGCCACGAACGCGACCGAGGCGCTGGTGTCGGACACCGTCGACGGCGGCGGGCAAGCGCTGGCGTTCGTTCGGTCGCGCCGCGAGGCCGAATCCCTCGCCGACCGCCTCGCTACCGCGGGGCTGGGGTCAGCGCCCGACATCGCCGGCGAGATTCGCGACCCGGACGGCACCGAGACGGGACGCCGACTCGCCGACTGTGTCGAGAGCGGCGTCGCCTTCCACCACGCGGGCCTCCGGAGCGATCACCGCGTCGCCGTCGAACGCGCCTTCCGTGACCGCGACCTGCGCGTCATCTGCGCGACGCCGACCCTCGCCGCGGGTGTGAACGTCCCCGCACGGCGGGTCGTGATCCGCGACCAGCAGCGCTACACCGGGTCCGGGATGGAGTGGCTCCCCGTCCTCGAAGTCCATCAGATGTGCGGGCGGGCGGGGCGCCCCCATCTCGACCCCTACGGCGAGGCGGTGCTCGTGGGCGACGGCGACACCCGTGACGAACTCCGGGCGCGCTACGTCGAGGCGGATCCGGAGCGCGTCGAGTCGCAGTTGGCCGATCCGAACGCGCTCCGGACGCACGTCCTCTCCATCGTCTCCTCGGACTTCGCCGCGTCGCGGGAGGGCGTCCTCGACGTCCTCGACGCGACGTTTTACGCTCACGGGACGCCGACGATCGAGTTGAGCGGCGTCGTCGACACGGCCGTCGCGGACCTCGTCTCGATGGAGATGATCCGCGACGACGGCGGCCTGGCGGCGACGGACCTCGGCGAGCGCGTCTCCCGACAGTACGTCGCCCCCGAGACGGGCGCCCGCGTCGTCGCCGGCCTCCGGACGGCGGCAGGAATGGAGACGGTGACCGGCCTGACGGCGCTCGAAATCGTCTGTGACACGCCCGACATGCAGGACACGTATCTCGGGAACCGCGAGCGTGCGGAGATGTACCGCTTCGCCCAGTCACACGCGGCCGAGTTCACGACGGCGATGGGCGAGACGGACGCGTTCGAGGCGTGGCTGACGGCAGTGAAGACGGCACGTATCCTGCACGAGTGGACCGAAGGCGCGAGCGCCGCCGACCTGGTCGAGCGCTTCCGCATCGGTCCCGGCGACCTGGAGTCACGCATCGAACGCGCGGAGTGGTTGCTCGGCGCAGCCGACGCCATCGCCGAGGTGGTCGACGCCGACGCAGCGGTCCCGTTCCGCAAGGTGCGGGCGCGCCTCTAA
- a CDS encoding aminotransferase class V-fold PLP-dependent enzyme — MRPEDLRAAIPVCERGVYFNTGASGPAPRPVVEATTDCLEHHEYVAPVEEGAYPAAYEIFEVAREAVADFVGAQPSEIALTNSTADGIARVAATVDWNPGDVVVRTDLEHPAGVVPWWNLRERGVRVRVLETQSGRIDLDAVEDAVADARLLCLNSITWSHGTRLPIADVVEIAHEHDTLVLVDAVQSPGQVPVDVGAWEADFVAAAGHKWLLGPWGAGFLYVDREVADRLTPGLAGYRSVDDPGAQELELVDGAPRLEVGTTSPAPYRGLVEAIDTIEAIGYDTITDRIERLTDRLKAGLGDRLLSPREYESGLVTFTADDPAALVDRLADEGIHIRSLSHPEAVRASVHVFNTAADVDALLDAL; from the coding sequence ATGCGACCCGAAGACCTCCGGGCGGCGATTCCGGTCTGTGAACGGGGCGTCTACTTCAACACCGGCGCCTCGGGGCCGGCACCCCGCCCCGTCGTCGAGGCGACGACCGACTGTCTCGAACACCATGAGTACGTCGCCCCGGTCGAGGAGGGGGCGTACCCCGCCGCCTACGAGATTTTCGAGGTGGCGCGCGAGGCCGTGGCCGACTTCGTCGGTGCCCAACCCTCGGAGATCGCGCTCACCAACAGCACCGCCGACGGTATCGCGCGCGTCGCCGCGACGGTCGACTGGAACCCCGGCGACGTGGTCGTCCGCACCGACCTCGAACACCCGGCCGGCGTCGTCCCGTGGTGGAACCTCCGCGAACGGGGGGTCCGGGTTCGCGTCCTCGAAACTCAGTCCGGCCGGATCGACCTCGACGCGGTCGAAGACGCCGTCGCCGACGCGCGCCTCCTCTGTCTGAACTCCATCACCTGGAGTCACGGGACGCGACTTCCTATCGCCGATGTCGTCGAAATCGCCCACGAACACGACACGCTCGTTCTGGTCGATGCCGTCCAGTCGCCGGGACAGGTCCCCGTCGACGTCGGGGCGTGGGAAGCGGACTTCGTCGCCGCCGCCGGCCACAAGTGGCTGCTCGGGCCGTGGGGCGCCGGCTTTCTCTACGTCGACCGCGAGGTGGCCGACCGCCTCACGCCCGGTCTCGCGGGCTACCGCAGCGTCGACGACCCCGGTGCCCAGGAGTTGGAACTCGTCGACGGCGCCCCGCGCCTGGAGGTCGGCACCACGTCCCCGGCGCCGTACCGCGGTCTCGTCGAAGCCATCGACACCATCGAGGCGATCGGCTACGATACGATCACCGATCGCATCGAGCGCCTGACCGACCGGCTGAAAGCGGGCCTCGGTGACCGCCTGCTGAGCCCCCGCGAGTACGAGTCCGGACTGGTCACCTTCACCGCCGACGATCCCGCGGCGCTGGTCGACCGACTCGCCGACGAGGGGATTCACATCCGGTCGCTCTCGCATCCCGAGGCGGTCCGGGCGTCGGTCCACGTCTTCAACACGGCCGCGGACGTGGACGCCCTCCTCGACGCGCTGTAG
- a CDS encoding NtaA/DmoA family FMN-dependent monooxygenase (This protein belongs to a clade of FMN-dependent monooxygenases, within a broader family of flavin-dependent oxidoreductases, the luciferase-like monooxygenase (LMM) family, some of whose members use coenzyme F420 rather than FMN.): MLDLIAYTNCSHSPAVEDAWKASDHGQAAGYCDVDFWTDLARRLERGGFSALFFADAFNVASQYQGSIRPTVRHGEQLPENDPLPLLSALGAATDSLGLVATASTSFYPPYLLAKKLSTIDHLTDGRLGWNIVTSSGELEFRNVAGEYVPHDERYEIADESLEVCYRLWEDSWDDDAVVTDAESGTYADPDAVSFIDHDGEYFEVPGPHMCAPSPQRTPMLFQAGQSERGREFAARHAEATFSFHLSREGFETYAADVVDRAADYGRSRADIRFYPAVTPYVAPTTADAEALYDRVLDYIDPETGLVRLSNHFNHDYSQYDRDAPLADLPVEGIRGALKVFIEDDHEWTVGEAAKRYARYPAVELVGDGDTVASELERWHAAGADGFVVLAPLVPRSFEAVCEHLVPELRARGSLADAPPAESLTLRERLFDRRDDATLAASHPAWKCAPDG; this comes from the coding sequence ATGCTTGACCTCATCGCGTACACGAACTGCTCGCACTCGCCGGCGGTCGAGGACGCCTGGAAAGCCTCGGATCACGGCCAGGCGGCGGGCTACTGCGATGTCGATTTCTGGACCGATCTCGCGCGGCGACTGGAGCGTGGCGGATTCTCGGCGCTGTTTTTCGCGGATGCGTTCAACGTGGCGTCGCAGTATCAGGGCAGCATCCGCCCGACGGTCCGCCACGGCGAGCAACTCCCCGAGAACGACCCCCTGCCCCTGCTGTCGGCGCTGGGTGCGGCGACCGACAGTCTCGGCCTCGTCGCCACCGCGTCGACGTCGTTCTATCCGCCCTACCTCCTCGCGAAGAAACTCTCGACGATCGATCACCTCACCGACGGTCGGCTTGGCTGGAACATCGTCACGTCGTCGGGCGAGCTGGAGTTTCGCAACGTCGCCGGCGAGTACGTCCCCCACGACGAACGCTACGAAATCGCCGACGAGTCTCTCGAGGTCTGCTATCGGCTCTGGGAAGACAGTTGGGACGACGACGCCGTCGTCACGGACGCCGAGAGCGGCACCTACGCCGATCCGGACGCCGTCTCCTTCATCGACCACGACGGCGAGTATTTCGAGGTTCCGGGGCCGCACATGTGCGCGCCGTCGCCACAGCGGACGCCGATGCTGTTTCAGGCGGGACAGTCAGAGCGCGGCCGCGAGTTCGCCGCGCGCCACGCGGAAGCGACCTTCTCCTTCCATCTCAGTCGTGAGGGGTTCGAAACGTACGCCGCCGATGTCGTCGACCGGGCGGCCGACTACGGGCGGTCCCGCGCGGACATCCGCTTTTATCCCGCGGTCACGCCGTACGTTGCCCCGACCACAGCGGACGCCGAAGCGCTGTACGACCGCGTTCTGGACTACATCGACCCCGAGACGGGGCTCGTTCGCCTCTCGAATCACTTCAATCACGACTACAGCCAGTACGACCGCGATGCGCCCCTGGCCGACCTGCCCGTCGAGGGCATCCGCGGCGCGCTGAAGGTGTTCATCGAGGACGATCACGAGTGGACCGTCGGCGAGGCGGCGAAGCGGTACGCCAGATACCCGGCGGTCGAACTGGTCGGCGACGGTGACACCGTCGCGAGCGAACTGGAACGGTGGCACGCCGCCGGCGCGGACGGGTTCGTCGTGCTGGCACCGCTCGTCCCTCGTTCGTTCGAGGCCGTCTGCGAGCATCTCGTCCCCGAACTCCGCGCCCGCGGATCGCTCGCCGACGCGCCGCCGGCCGAGTCGCTCACGCTTCGGGAGCGCCTCTTCGACCGCCGCGACGACGCCACACTCGCGGCGTCCCACCCCGCGTGGAAGTGTGCGCCGGACGGATGA